A single window of Mycobacterium sp. ITM-2016-00318 DNA harbors:
- a CDS encoding DUF3558 domain-containing protein — translation MRWRVKAVAIAAVTAVVTVAGCAQTVTGTAQRANPAVPDPERSYGYVDNRCGLLEDSSIQEMLGAENVVRPYSGAVCQYVLERGAGAGGVVDVVYSWFETGNLDRERALAEQRGAKVTDKVIERHEAFVARGDTNGAGCAATTAAGTGVLSWWVQTRGRTDADTCKDAEKLLAATLSSDL, via the coding sequence ATGCGTTGGCGTGTCAAAGCGGTTGCTATCGCGGCGGTCACAGCGGTGGTGACCGTCGCCGGATGTGCGCAGACCGTGACAGGGACCGCGCAGCGAGCCAACCCCGCGGTGCCGGACCCCGAACGCAGCTACGGCTACGTTGACAACCGGTGCGGACTTCTGGAGGACAGCTCGATACAGGAGATGCTCGGCGCCGAGAACGTGGTGCGGCCCTACAGCGGTGCGGTGTGTCAGTACGTGTTGGAGCGCGGTGCAGGGGCCGGCGGCGTTGTCGACGTCGTGTACTCCTGGTTCGAGACCGGCAACCTGGACCGCGAGCGCGCGCTGGCGGAGCAGCGCGGCGCGAAGGTCACCGACAAGGTCATCGAACGGCATGAGGCGTTCGTGGCCCGCGGCGACACGAACGGCGCGGGTTGTGCGGCCACCACTGCGGCCGGCACCGGCGTGCTGAGCTGGTGGGTGCAGACGCGTGGCAGGACCGACGCCGACACCTGCAAAGACGCCGAGAAGCTGCTCGCCGCGACCCTCTCGTCGGATCTGTGA
- a CDS encoding DUF3558 domain-containing protein: MAPPRPLTLCAALLSGVAVLAGCGAPEHHSPTDTPIASPGGGFQSGDCNNVTDADVATAVGSSTFTKVVDSDAGCFWQENTMLGSFGAGMGISTWWYRGSDMDTERTLEQQAGRTLTELSVDGNNGFKADDANACSIYVSKGGDVITWSIQTMNPATLPDLCGITEQLATLSQERVN, encoded by the coding sequence ATGGCCCCGCCCCGACCCCTTACCCTCTGCGCCGCACTGCTGAGCGGTGTCGCCGTGCTGGCGGGATGCGGCGCGCCCGAACACCACTCACCCACCGACACCCCGATCGCCTCCCCAGGTGGCGGCTTCCAAAGCGGGGACTGCAACAACGTCACCGACGCCGACGTCGCCACCGCCGTCGGATCGTCGACATTCACCAAGGTCGTGGACAGCGACGCGGGCTGCTTCTGGCAGGAGAACACCATGCTCGGCTCGTTCGGGGCGGGCATGGGCATCTCCACGTGGTGGTACCGAGGCAGCGACATGGACACCGAGCGCACCCTCGAACAGCAGGCGGGCCGAACGCTGACCGAGCTGTCCGTCGACGGCAACAACGGATTCAAGGCCGACGACGCCAACGCCTGCAGCATCTACGTGTCCAAGGGCGGCGACGTCATCACGTGGTCAATCCAGACGATGAACCCGGCGACCCTGCCCGACCTTTGCGGCATCACCGAGCAGCTCGCGACGCTGAGTCAGGAACGTGTCAACTGA
- a CDS encoding DUF3060 domain-containing protein yields MTAGGWTVVSRSLIACLVAVPVALVVGAPSAHAKNGDTHITSIGSTQTVDCNESTLIVNGSGNTINALGSCWAVTVQGAGNLIVADNVVNDITVYGYDQTVFYKSGEPVVWDRGRELGMMNRIDRIPA; encoded by the coding sequence ATGACCGCTGGGGGTTGGACAGTCGTGAGCCGGTCGCTGATCGCGTGCCTGGTCGCAGTGCCGGTCGCGCTCGTGGTCGGTGCTCCGAGCGCCCATGCCAAGAACGGCGACACTCACATCACCTCGATCGGCAGCACCCAGACCGTCGACTGCAACGAGTCGACCTTGATCGTCAACGGTTCCGGTAACACGATCAACGCGCTGGGGAGCTGCTGGGCGGTCACGGTGCAGGGGGCGGGCAACCTGATCGTCGCCGACAATGTGGTCAACGACATCACGGTCTACGGCTACGACCAGACCGTCTTCTACAAGAGCGGTGAACCGGTCGTCTGGGATCGCGGCCGTGAACTGGGCATGATGAACCGGATCGACCGCATCCCGGCGTGA
- a CDS encoding TetR/AcrR family transcriptional regulator: MTVRPAPQSSGRRPAKLSRDSIVNAALTFLDRDGWDALTINALATQLGTKGPSLYNHVDSLEDLRRTVRMRVVGDIIDMLNTVGQGRTRDDAVMAMASSYRSYAHHHPGRYSAFTRMPLGGDDPEFTDATRAAAGPVISVLASYGLDGDDAFYAALEFWSALHGFVLLEMTGVMNGIVDTDTVFSDMVMRLASGMRRR, from the coding sequence ATGACAGTCCGTCCCGCGCCCCAATCGTCCGGTCGACGACCGGCGAAACTGAGCCGGGACTCCATCGTCAACGCCGCCCTGACCTTCCTGGATCGTGACGGCTGGGACGCGTTGACGATCAACGCACTGGCCACCCAACTCGGCACGAAGGGTCCGTCGCTGTACAACCATGTCGACAGCCTGGAAGACCTCCGCCGCACGGTGCGGATGCGGGTGGTCGGCGACATCATCGACATGTTGAACACCGTCGGCCAGGGCCGCACCCGAGACGATGCGGTGATGGCGATGGCGAGCTCCTACCGCAGCTATGCCCACCACCACCCCGGCCGGTACTCCGCATTCACCCGGATGCCGCTGGGCGGTGACGACCCCGAGTTCACCGACGCCACCAGGGCCGCCGCCGGACCGGTGATCTCGGTGCTGGCGTCTTACGGGCTCGACGGTGACGACGCGTTTTACGCCGCGCTCGAATTCTGGTCGGCGCTGCACGGCTTCGTGCTGCTGGAGATGACCGGGGTGATGAACGGAATCGTCGACACCGATACTGTGTTCAGTGACATGGTCATGCGGCTCGCATCGGGGATGCGAAGGCGTTGA
- the rpsL gene encoding 30S ribosomal protein S12 gives MPTIQQLVRKGRRDKIAKVKTAALKGSPQRRGVCTRVYTTTPKKPNSALRKVARVKLTTAVEVTAYIPGEGHNLQEHSMVLVRGGRVKDLPGVRYKIIRGSLDTQGVKSRKQARSKYGAKKEKS, from the coding sequence ATGCCAACCATCCAGCAGCTGGTCCGCAAGGGTCGCCGCGACAAGATCGCCAAGGTGAAGACCGCGGCCCTCAAGGGCAGCCCGCAGCGCCGTGGTGTGTGCACCCGCGTGTACACCACCACCCCGAAGAAGCCGAACTCGGCGCTTCGTAAGGTTGCGCGCGTCAAGCTGACCACTGCGGTCGAGGTGACGGCATACATTCCGGGCGAAGGCCACAACCTGCAGGAGCACTCGATGGTGCTCGTCCGCGGCGGTCGCGTGAAGGACCTTCCCGGTGTGCGCTACAAGATCATCCGTGGCTCGCTTGACACCCAGGGGGTCAAGTCGCGCAAGCAGGCGCGCAGCAAGTACGGCGCCAAGAAGGAGAAGAGCTGA
- a CDS encoding DUF3060 domain-containing protein encodes MVGLAGCGADSSDTTTPSATFGTEGGQVEIGNTINFSSVGTTTELDCADGKSLNIGGNNNKLTIKGTCANANIGGADNTVTMDRVDEGLSVVGFNNTVTYKQGDPKVNDTGSGNTINKG; translated from the coding sequence ATGGTCGGGCTCGCCGGCTGCGGCGCCGACAGCAGTGACACCACCACTCCGTCAGCGACATTCGGCACCGAAGGCGGCCAGGTCGAGATCGGCAACACCATCAATTTCAGCTCCGTCGGCACGACGACCGAGCTCGACTGCGCGGACGGCAAGTCGCTCAACATCGGCGGCAACAACAACAAGCTGACCATCAAGGGCACGTGCGCCAACGCCAACATCGGCGGTGCCGACAACACCGTCACGATGGACCGCGTCGACGAGGGACTCAGCGTCGTCGGTTTCAACAACACGGTGACTTACAAGCAGGGTGATCCTAAGGTCAACGACACCGGCTCGGGTAACACGATCAACAAGGGCTGA
- the tuf gene encoding elongation factor Tu, producing the protein MAKAKFERTKPHVNIGTIGHVDHGKTTLTAAITKVLHDKFPDLNEASAFDQIDNAPEEKARGITINISHVEYQTNKRHYAHVDAPGHADYIKNMITGAAQMDGAILVVAATDGPMPQTREHVLLARQVGVPYILVALNKADMVDDEELIELVEMEVRELLAAQEFDEDAPVIKVSALKALEGDEKWIKSVEELMDAVDESIPDPVRETDKPFLMPVEDVFTITGRGTVVTGRVERGVINVNEEVEIVGIRPDTTKTTVTGVEMFRKLLDQGQAGDNVGLLVRGVKREDVERGQVVVKPGTTTPHTEFEGSVYILSKDEGGRHTPFFNNYRPQFYFRTTDVTGVVTLPEGTEMVMPGDNTDISVKLIQPVAMDEGLRFAIREGGRTVGAGRVTKIVK; encoded by the coding sequence GTGGCGAAGGCGAAGTTCGAGCGGACGAAGCCGCACGTCAACATCGGGACCATCGGTCACGTTGACCACGGCAAGACCACGCTGACTGCGGCTATTACGAAGGTTCTGCACGACAAGTTCCCCGACTTGAACGAGGCGTCGGCCTTCGACCAGATCGACAACGCGCCCGAAGAGAAGGCGCGTGGTATCACGATCAACATCTCCCACGTGGAATACCAGACCAACAAGCGTCACTACGCACACGTCGACGCCCCCGGCCACGCGGACTACATCAAGAACATGATCACCGGCGCGGCCCAGATGGACGGTGCGATCCTCGTGGTCGCGGCGACCGACGGCCCGATGCCCCAGACGCGTGAGCACGTACTGCTCGCCCGTCAGGTCGGCGTGCCCTACATCCTGGTGGCGCTGAACAAGGCCGACATGGTCGACGACGAGGAGCTCATCGAGCTCGTCGAGATGGAGGTCCGCGAACTGCTGGCCGCCCAGGAGTTCGACGAGGACGCCCCGGTCATCAAGGTGTCGGCGCTGAAGGCACTCGAGGGTGACGAGAAGTGGATCAAGTCCGTCGAAGAGTTGATGGACGCGGTCGACGAGTCGATTCCCGACCCGGTCCGCGAGACCGACAAGCCGTTCCTGATGCCCGTCGAGGACGTTTTCACGATCACTGGTCGTGGCACTGTCGTCACCGGCCGTGTCGAGCGTGGCGTGATCAACGTCAACGAGGAAGTCGAGATCGTCGGCATCCGTCCGGACACCACCAAGACGACCGTCACCGGCGTCGAGATGTTCCGCAAGCTGCTCGACCAGGGCCAGGCAGGCGACAACGTCGGTCTGCTGGTTCGTGGCGTGAAGCGTGAGGACGTCGAGCGCGGCCAGGTTGTCGTGAAGCCCGGCACCACCACGCCGCACACCGAGTTCGAGGGCAGCGTCTACATCCTGTCCAAGGACGAGGGCGGCAGGCACACGCCGTTCTTCAACAACTACCGTCCGCAGTTCTACTTCCGCACCACCGACGTGACCGGTGTGGTGACGCTGCCGGAGGGCACCGAAATGGTGATGCCCGGCGACAACACCGACATCTCGGTGAAGCTGATCCAGCCCGTCGCCATGGACGAGGGTTTGCGCTTCGCGATTCGCGAGGGCGGCCGTACCGTCGGCGCAGGCCGGGTCACCAAGATCGTCAAGTGA
- a CDS encoding SHOCT domain-containing protein: protein MVWRYIKAQLMVLLCGGLVGPIFLAVYFATGQDSLLKWMFYVGLLVTAADVLIALAIANFGAKSAAKTQALEQSGVLALAQITGMGETGTRINDQPVVKLQLHIEGPGFAPFSAQDRVIASVTRLGNLTSRKLVTLVNPATQEFQIDWERSALINGLVPATFTVAEDNRTYDLSGQTGALMEILQILKANGIGMNNMIDLRSNPVARQQVQSVVRRAAAQQAPAGHASAQAAGTPPQQYPSMPTEPSTSQRLQELETLRATGAISEEEYTAKRAQILSDL, encoded by the coding sequence ATGGTGTGGCGTTACATCAAAGCTCAGTTGATGGTGCTGCTGTGCGGCGGTCTCGTTGGTCCGATCTTTCTGGCCGTGTATTTCGCCACCGGCCAGGATTCACTGCTGAAGTGGATGTTCTACGTCGGCCTGCTCGTGACGGCCGCCGACGTCCTGATCGCGTTGGCCATCGCCAACTTCGGTGCGAAGTCGGCGGCCAAGACGCAGGCGCTCGAACAGAGCGGCGTGCTCGCACTGGCGCAGATCACGGGTATGGGCGAGACGGGTACCCGCATCAATGATCAACCCGTGGTGAAGCTGCAACTTCATATAGAAGGACCCGGTTTCGCGCCGTTCAGCGCACAGGACCGCGTCATCGCCAGCGTCACGAGGTTGGGCAATCTGACCTCTCGCAAGCTGGTCACACTGGTCAACCCAGCGACCCAGGAATTTCAAATCGACTGGGAGCGTAGCGCATTGATCAACGGGCTGGTACCGGCGACCTTCACCGTCGCCGAGGACAACAGGACCTACGACCTCAGCGGTCAGACCGGCGCGCTGATGGAGATCCTGCAGATCCTCAAGGCAAACGGCATCGGCATGAACAACATGATCGATCTGCGGTCCAACCCGGTCGCGCGTCAACAGGTTCAATCCGTCGTCCGGCGTGCCGCAGCGCAGCAGGCACCCGCCGGACACGCCTCGGCCCAAGCCGCGGGCACGCCGCCGCAGCAGTATCCGTCGATGCCGACGGAGCCGTCGACCTCACAGCGGCTGCAGGAACTGGAGACCCTGCGCGCGACCGGAGCCATTTCCGAGGAGGAGTACACCGCCAAGCGGGCGCAGATTCTTTCCGATCTGTAA
- the rpsG gene encoding 30S ribosomal protein S7 translates to MPRKGPAPKRPLVNDPVYGSQLVTQLVNKVLQDGKKSLAERIVYGALEQARDKTGTDPVVTLKRALDNVKPALEVRSRRVGGATYQVPVEVRSDRSVTLALRWLVSFSKQRREKTMVERLSNEILDASNGLGAAVKRREDTHKMAEANRAFAHYRW, encoded by the coding sequence ATGCCGCGCAAGGGGCCCGCACCCAAGCGTCCGCTGGTCAACGATCCGGTCTACGGTTCGCAGTTGGTCACCCAGCTGGTCAACAAAGTTCTGCAGGACGGGAAGAAATCGCTGGCCGAACGCATTGTCTATGGTGCGCTCGAGCAGGCCCGCGACAAGACCGGCACCGATCCCGTCGTCACCCTGAAGCGCGCTCTCGACAACGTCAAGCCCGCCCTGGAGGTTCGCAGCCGACGCGTCGGCGGTGCCACCTACCAGGTTCCGGTCGAGGTTCGATCGGATCGTTCGGTGACTCTGGCCCTGCGTTGGCTCGTCAGCTTCTCCAAGCAGCGGCGCGAGAAGACGATGGTCGAGCGTCTGTCGAACGAGATCCTCGACGCTAGCAATGGCCTGGGTGCCGCCGTCAAGCGACGCGAAGACACCCACAAGATGGCCGAGGCGAACCGGGCCTTCGCGCACTACCGCTGGTGA
- a CDS encoding alcohol dehydrogenase — MRIVRVPAANEKFEIVDVEIPQPGPGQVRVKVHACGVCHSDSMTVMGAMGNSFPRAPGHEVAGVVDRVGEGVTVWNAGDRVGVGWFGGCDFTCEPCRRGDFISCDNGQVPGIAYDGGYAEYMIAPAEAVARIPDDLPDVEAGPLLCAGITTFNALRESVARPGDLVAILGVGGLGHLGIQFAAKMGMEVVAIARGTDKEPLAKGLGAHHYLDSKACDVAAELKRLGGATVVLATITAPNAMSPTLGGLKARGQLVVVGVSPEAIQVPPVAIIPGSTSVQGHASGTSQDSEDTLRFSTLTGVRPMIETMPLSEAQAAYDKMMSGAARFRMVLTMD, encoded by the coding sequence ATGAGGATCGTCCGCGTCCCTGCGGCGAATGAGAAATTCGAAATAGTCGACGTCGAAATTCCCCAGCCGGGCCCTGGACAAGTCCGCGTCAAGGTGCACGCCTGCGGCGTCTGCCATTCCGACTCGATGACGGTGATGGGCGCGATGGGCAACTCGTTCCCGCGGGCTCCCGGTCACGAAGTGGCCGGCGTTGTCGACCGCGTCGGTGAAGGTGTCACCGTTTGGAACGCCGGAGATCGCGTCGGTGTGGGTTGGTTCGGCGGCTGCGATTTCACCTGTGAGCCCTGCCGCAGAGGTGATTTCATCTCGTGCGACAACGGGCAGGTGCCCGGGATCGCATACGACGGCGGCTACGCGGAGTACATGATCGCGCCCGCCGAGGCCGTCGCCAGGATCCCGGATGATCTGCCCGACGTCGAAGCGGGGCCACTGCTGTGCGCGGGCATCACGACCTTCAACGCGCTGCGCGAATCCGTCGCACGGCCCGGCGATCTGGTCGCCATCCTCGGGGTCGGCGGCCTTGGGCACCTCGGCATTCAGTTCGCCGCCAAGATGGGCATGGAAGTCGTCGCTATCGCGCGGGGTACCGATAAGGAGCCCCTGGCGAAAGGGCTTGGCGCACATCATTATCTCGACTCCAAGGCGTGTGACGTCGCGGCGGAGCTGAAAAGACTGGGCGGCGCAACGGTCGTCCTCGCCACGATCACCGCACCAAACGCCATGTCACCTACCCTCGGCGGCCTCAAGGCGCGTGGACAGCTCGTCGTCGTCGGTGTTTCGCCAGAGGCGATCCAGGTGCCACCGGTCGCCATCATTCCTGGGTCGACGTCGGTTCAGGGCCACGCCTCCGGGACATCTCAGGACTCCGAGGACACCCTGCGCTTTTCGACGCTCACCGGTGTCCGGCCGATGATCGAGACGATGCCGCTGTCCGAGGCGCAGGCCGCCTACGACAAGATGATGAGCGGGGCCGCGCGGTTCCGCATGGTTCTGACCATGGACTAG
- the fusA gene encoding elongation factor G: MAQKDVLTDLNKVRNIGIMAHIDAGKTTTTERILYYTGISYKIGEVHDGAATMDWMEQEQERGITITSAATTTFWKDHQINLIDTPGHVDFTVEVERSLRVLDGAVAVFDGKEGVEPQSEQVWRQADKYEVPRICFVNKMDKIGADFYFSVRTMEERLGANVIPVQLPIGAESEFEGIVDLVEMNAKVWRGETKLGETYDTIEIPADLQEKADEYRTKLLEAVAETDEALLEKYFGGEELTVEEIKGALRKLTITSEAYPVLCGSAFKNKGVQPMLDAVIDYLPSPLDVPAATGHAPGKEDELIVRNPSTDEPFSALAFKVATHPFFGKLTYVRVYSGKVDSGSQVINATKGKKERLGKLFQMHSNKENPVEYASAGHIYAVIGLKDTTTGDTLSDPNQQVVLESMTFPDPVIEVAIEPKTKSDQEKLSLSIQKLAEEDPTFKVHQDVETGQTVIGGMGELHLDILVDRMKREFKVEANVGKPQVAYKETIKRKVDKVEFTHKKQTGGSGQFAKVLISIEPFSGEDGATYEFENKVTGGRIPREYIPSVDAGAQDAMQYGVLAGYPLVNLKVTLLDGQYHDVDSSEMAFKIAGSQALKKAAGQAQPIILEPIMAVEVTTPEDYMGEVIGDLNSRRGQIQAMEERSGARVVRAHVPLSEMFGYVGDLRSKTQGRANYSMVFDSYAEVPAQVSKEIIAKATGQ; this comes from the coding sequence GTGGCACAGAAGGACGTGCTTACCGACCTGAACAAGGTCCGCAACATCGGCATCATGGCGCACATCGATGCCGGCAAGACGACGACCACCGAGCGCATCCTGTACTACACCGGTATCAGCTACAAGATCGGTGAGGTGCACGACGGTGCCGCCACGATGGACTGGATGGAGCAGGAGCAGGAGCGGGGTATCACCATCACCTCGGCTGCCACCACAACGTTCTGGAAAGACCATCAGATCAACCTGATCGACACCCCCGGCCACGTCGACTTCACCGTCGAGGTGGAGCGCAGCCTGCGCGTGCTCGACGGCGCCGTTGCCGTGTTCGACGGCAAAGAGGGCGTCGAGCCGCAGTCCGAGCAGGTATGGCGGCAGGCCGACAAGTACGAAGTCCCGCGCATCTGCTTCGTCAACAAAATGGACAAGATCGGCGCTGACTTCTACTTTTCCGTGAGGACCATGGAGGAGCGCCTCGGCGCCAACGTCATTCCGGTCCAGCTGCCCATCGGCGCGGAGAGCGAGTTCGAGGGCATCGTCGACCTGGTTGAGATGAACGCCAAGGTGTGGCGCGGCGAGACGAAGCTCGGCGAGACCTACGACACCATCGAGATCCCGGCGGATCTGCAGGAGAAGGCCGACGAGTACCGCACGAAGCTGCTCGAAGCGGTCGCCGAGACCGACGAGGCGCTGCTGGAGAAGTATTTCGGCGGCGAGGAGCTGACGGTCGAGGAGATCAAGGGTGCCCTGCGCAAGCTGACGATCACCTCTGAGGCGTATCCGGTTCTGTGCGGCAGCGCATTCAAGAACAAGGGCGTTCAGCCGATGCTCGACGCGGTGATCGATTACCTGCCCTCGCCGCTGGACGTGCCGGCGGCCACCGGTCATGCGCCCGGCAAGGAGGACGAGCTCATCGTCCGCAACCCGTCGACGGACGAGCCGTTCTCGGCGCTGGCATTCAAGGTCGCCACGCACCCGTTCTTCGGCAAGCTGACCTATGTCCGGGTGTACTCCGGCAAGGTCGACTCCGGTTCGCAGGTCATCAACGCCACCAAGGGCAAGAAGGAACGGCTGGGCAAGCTGTTCCAGATGCACTCCAACAAGGAGAACCCGGTCGAGTATGCGTCGGCCGGTCACATCTACGCGGTGATCGGGCTGAAGGACACCACCACCGGTGACACCCTCAGCGACCCGAACCAGCAGGTGGTGCTGGAGTCGATGACGTTCCCCGATCCGGTGATCGAGGTGGCCATCGAGCCCAAGACCAAGAGCGACCAGGAGAAGCTGTCGCTGTCGATCCAGAAGCTCGCCGAAGAGGATCCGACCTTCAAGGTGCACCAGGACGTCGAGACCGGCCAGACCGTCATCGGCGGTATGGGCGAGCTGCACCTCGACATCCTGGTCGACCGGATGAAGCGCGAATTCAAGGTCGAGGCCAACGTCGGCAAGCCGCAGGTGGCCTACAAGGAGACCATCAAGCGCAAGGTCGACAAGGTCGAGTTCACCCACAAGAAGCAGACGGGTGGCTCCGGCCAGTTCGCCAAGGTCCTCATCTCCATCGAGCCGTTCAGCGGCGAGGACGGTGCGACCTACGAGTTCGAGAACAAGGTCACCGGTGGACGCATCCCGCGCGAGTACATCCCGTCGGTGGATGCCGGTGCGCAGGACGCCATGCAGTACGGCGTGCTGGCCGGCTATCCGCTGGTGAACCTGAAGGTCACTCTGCTCGACGGGCAGTACCACGACGTCGACTCGTCTGAGATGGCGTTCAAGATCGCCGGCTCACAGGCACTGAAAAAGGCTGCGGGACAAGCGCAGCCGATCATCCTGGAGCCGATCATGGCCGTCGAGGTCACCACGCCCGAGGACTACATGGGTGAAGTGATCGGCGACCTGAACTCCCGCCGTGGCCAGATCCAGGCCATGGAGGAGCGCAGCGGTGCCCGCGTCGTCAGGGCGCATGTGCCGCTGTCGGAGATGTTCGGCTACGTCGGCGACCTTCGGTCGAAGACCCAGGGCCGGGCGAACTACTCCATGGTTTTCGATTCCTACGCTGAAGTTCCGGCGCAGGTGTCGAAGGAGATCATCGCGAAGGCGACGGGTCAGTGA
- a CDS encoding cutinase family protein: protein MNVAACAVAVAGSALVGFASGTANAAPGCPDVHWMGAAGSGERTPYEVGQNEGMGAIVYQSYQALSSQLAQEGRTITAEAVNYPAEDVPDDAGVGDWLEYMGSVDAGTAALGAQYADFTARCPESKVVLAGYSQGAMVVHRNLVTIGANPNMAAALLIADGDRHPDDTTVNIGTASTDPEKTGGAAQDWPILAHAPAILPANIGVRTISVCDAGDAVCDYDPEVEEASPAAVAIHTSYTTADSDGQLWTFMVKQLLGSSSETPAPQAPEGATSLS from the coding sequence ATGAATGTTGCGGCGTGTGCGGTCGCTGTGGCTGGAAGTGCTCTGGTCGGATTCGCGTCCGGTACCGCAAACGCGGCGCCCGGATGTCCCGACGTGCACTGGATGGGTGCCGCCGGGTCAGGAGAGCGCACCCCATACGAGGTCGGCCAGAACGAAGGCATGGGCGCGATCGTCTACCAGTCGTACCAAGCTCTCTCTTCGCAGCTGGCGCAAGAGGGCCGCACCATTACGGCTGAGGCCGTCAACTATCCGGCCGAGGATGTGCCCGACGACGCCGGCGTCGGCGACTGGCTCGAATATATGGGCAGCGTGGACGCGGGAACGGCCGCGCTGGGCGCGCAATACGCAGACTTCACAGCCCGCTGCCCCGAGTCCAAGGTGGTGCTCGCCGGCTACTCGCAAGGGGCGATGGTCGTGCACCGGAACCTGGTGACCATCGGTGCCAATCCGAACATGGCCGCCGCGCTTCTGATCGCCGACGGGGACCGACACCCGGATGACACCACGGTGAACATCGGCACGGCTTCGACGGATCCGGAGAAGACCGGCGGCGCCGCGCAGGACTGGCCGATCCTCGCGCATGCCCCCGCGATTCTGCCCGCGAACATCGGCGTCCGGACGATCAGCGTCTGCGACGCAGGCGACGCGGTCTGTGACTACGATCCGGAAGTGGAAGAAGCATCGCCGGCGGCGGTCGCCATTCACACCAGCTACACCACCGCCGACAGCGACGGGCAGTTGTGGACCTTCATGGTCAAGCAACTGCTGGGGTCGTCGTCAGAGACGCCCGCCCCGCAGGCGCCAGAGGGTGCTACGAGCCTGTCCTAA